A window from Caldisericaceae bacterium encodes these proteins:
- a CDS encoding NAD(P)/FAD-dependent oxidoreductase: MQLKDIYDVVVIGSGPGGLASAIQAKKEGAESVLVIERDKEPGGILNQCIHNGFGVEIFKEDMPGPKYAEMFIKEAESLGVEFMLDSMVLEITPQKKVYVTSKWYGFNEIQARAVVFAMGARERTRAQIRTPGFRPSGVYTAGTAQRLVNIEGFMPGNRFVILGSGDIGMIMARRLTLEGAKVERVLEIMPFLTGLTRNYVQCLQDFNIPLQLKHTVKRILGKNRVEAVEIVEVDENFKPVKGSEEIITADTLLLSVGLVPEIELARSVGVAIDPTILGPYVDEEMQTSIPGIFAAGNVVHIFDLVDWVTEAGFIAGKGASRYALKEKTEKVLIPIKSGNNIHHVVPQFIKKDALEKAPIKLMMRVSKPIEEKVWIELRNENNLIFRKLERYVRPGEMVVLTIPQKTYDEVFKSNTLYVSVEKFGG, from the coding sequence ATGCAGTTAAAAGATATCTATGATGTAGTTGTAATCGGAAGTGGACCAGGTGGCCTTGCAAGTGCCATACAGGCAAAAAAAGAAGGAGCAGAGTCTGTGCTTGTTATAGAGCGTGATAAAGAGCCAGGCGGTATATTAAATCAGTGTATCCACAACGGTTTTGGTGTGGAGATTTTTAAAGAAGATATGCCAGGACCAAAATATGCTGAGATGTTTATAAAAGAAGCAGAATCACTTGGCGTGGAGTTTATGTTAGACTCCATGGTGCTTGAAATCACACCTCAGAAGAAGGTATACGTAACAAGCAAGTGGTATGGTTTTAATGAAATCCAAGCAAGGGCGGTTGTCTTTGCGATGGGAGCAAGGGAAAGAACAAGGGCTCAGATAAGAACACCAGGTTTTAGACCATCTGGAGTATATACAGCAGGGACAGCACAAAGATTGGTTAACATAGAAGGTTTTATGCCAGGTAATAGGTTTGTCATTCTTGGCTCTGGTGATATAGGAATGATAATGGCAAGAAGGCTTACCCTTGAAGGTGCAAAAGTTGAAAGAGTGCTTGAAATTATGCCTTTCTTAACAGGGCTTACAAGAAATTATGTTCAATGTTTGCAAGACTTTAATATTCCTCTTCAATTGAAACATACTGTAAAAAGGATTTTAGGAAAAAATAGAGTTGAAGCAGTAGAAATAGTTGAGGTAGATGAAAACTTTAAACCAGTAAAAGGTAGTGAAGAAATAATTACAGCTGATACACTTCTTCTCTCTGTAGGACTTGTCCCCGAAATTGAACTTGCAAGAAGTGTAGGTGTTGCAATTGATCCAACTATTTTAGGCCCGTATGTTGATGAAGAGATGCAAACTTCCATACCAGGGATATTTGCAGCAGGTAATGTTGTGCATATTTTTGACCTTGTTGATTGGGTAACAGAAGCAGGTTTTATTGCAGGAAAGGGAGCTTCTAGATACGCTCTTAAGGAAAAAACTGAAAAGGTTTTAATCCCAATAAAAAGTGGGAATAACATCCATCATGTTGTGCCACAGTTTATAAAAAAGGATGCCCTTGAAAAAGCCCCCATTAAACTTATGATGAGAGTAAGTAAACCCATTGAAGAAAAAGTATGGATTGAATTACGAAATGAAAACAATCTCATATTTAGAAAACTTGAGCGTTATGTAAGACCAGGAGAAATGGTTGTGCTTACCATACCGCAGAAAACCTACGATGAAGTTTTTAAATCCAATACACTCTATGTGAGCGTTGAAAAATTTGGAGGGTAA
- a CDS encoding SDR family oxidoreductase has translation MDKVVVVVGASSGFGKEIFNYLKDKGFKTIGLARSFSDSEELSTFHLDVSNPEEVKRVLSKIIKNYGSIDVLINVAGFGIAGSVEDTPIEAIKKEMDVNFFGIVYTTKEVLSHMRKKRSGTIINFSSIASIIALPYQAFYSASKFAVEGFSEALAIEVEPFNINVVLIEPGDFKTGFTSKREKYTKEDSPYHAKFNSAISKMEKDEQNGENPAIVATLIYKIITSPKPRRKYIIGPFFEKLFVFLKRILPDSVITFIFKLYYGL, from the coding sequence ATGGATAAGGTAGTTGTTGTAGTGGGTGCATCATCTGGTTTCGGAAAAGAGATTTTTAATTATCTAAAAGATAAAGGCTTTAAAACCATTGGTTTAGCGAGAAGTTTTAGTGATTCAGAAGAACTTTCTACCTTTCACCTTGATGTAAGCAACCCTGAGGAAGTAAAAAGAGTCTTAAGCAAGATCATCAAAAACTACGGTAGTATAGATGTGCTTATTAATGTTGCTGGTTTTGGAATCGCAGGAAGTGTAGAAGATACTCCAATTGAAGCCATAAAGAAAGAGATGGATGTTAACTTTTTTGGGATTGTGTATACCACAAAGGAAGTTTTGTCCCACATGAGAAAAAAACGCTCTGGCACTATCATTAATTTTAGTTCAATTGCATCTATTATTGCTCTTCCATACCAGGCATTTTATTCTGCATCAAAGTTTGCAGTCGAGGGTTTTTCTGAGGCACTTGCTATTGAAGTTGAGCCATTTAACATAAATGTTGTGTTAATTGAACCTGGAGATTTTAAGACCGGTTTTACCTCAAAAAGAGAAAAATACACAAAAGAAGACTCTCCTTACCATGCTAAATTTAATAGCGCAATAAGTAAAATGGAAAAAGACGAACAAAATGGGGAAAATCCCGCTATTGTTGCAACTCTAATTTACAAGATTATTACTTCGCCCAAACCAAGACGTAAATATATTATTGGGCCATTTTTTGAGAAGCTTTTTGTTTTTTTAAAACGTATTCTTCCCGACTCAGTTATTACATTTATCTTTAAACTCTACTATGGTCTATAA
- a CDS encoding DUF1667 domain-containing protein: protein MEKKNFTCLGCPVGCSLTVFIEEKEVIKVEGNQCNIGVEFAKEEVKEPKRKVTTSVRIKNAEYPLLPVYTDKPFPKDRIFELIKLLRSVEVEAPVKVDDIIIENVLNTQVNIRASRTFVRKNG from the coding sequence ATGGAAAAGAAAAACTTTACCTGTCTTGGGTGCCCTGTTGGATGTAGTTTAACAGTTTTTATTGAAGAAAAAGAAGTAATAAAGGTAGAAGGTAATCAGTGCAATATTGGGGTTGAATTTGCAAAAGAAGAGGTAAAAGAACCAAAAAGAAAAGTTACAACTTCTGTGCGAATAAAAAATGCAGAATACCCGCTTCTGCCTGTTTACACCGATAAACCCTTCCCTAAAGATAGGATATTTGAACTTATAAAACTTTTAAGAAGTGTAGAGGTAGAAGCCCCTGTTAAAGTCGATGATATAATCATTGAAAATGTTTTAAATACACAAGTAAATATCAGGGCAAGTAGAACTTTTGTGAGGAAAAATGGATAA